In Vidua chalybeata isolate OUT-0048 chromosome 9, bVidCha1 merged haplotype, whole genome shotgun sequence, a genomic segment contains:
- the RTCA gene encoding RNA 3'-terminal phosphate cyclase, which produces MDGDRVEIDGGIMEGGGQILRVSTALSCLLGLPLRVRRIRAGRSQPGLRPQHLSGLEIIRDLCDGKLNGGEIGSTEITFTPGKIKGGTHIADTKTAGSVCLLMQVAMPCVLFAASPSELHLKGGTNAEMAPQIDYTVMVFKPIVEKFNFTFNCDIKRRGYYPQGGGEVVVQMSPVKELSPINLTERGTVTKIHGRAFVAGALPIKLAKDMSAAAVRCIRREIRDLYINIQPVREPDDQAVGTGSGIIIVAETSTGCLLAGSSLGKRGKNADKVGIEAAERLLQNLKHGGTVDDSLQDQLIIFMALAKGVSRVKSGPITLHTQTAIHFAEQLTKAKFTVTKSEEEDPGNDTYIIECQGMGMINPNL; this is translated from the exons ATGGACGGGGACAGGGTGGAGATAGACGGCGGGATCATGGAGGGG GGCGGGCAGATCCTGCGGGTGTCCACGGCgctgagctgcctgctggggctgccgCTGCGGGTGCGCCGGATCCGCGCCGGGCGGAGCCAGCCCGGCCTCAG ACCTCAACATCTGTCTGGATTGGAGATCATTCGAGATTTGTGTGATGGGAAGCTGAATGGTGGAGAAATTGGCTCAACAGAAATAACCTTCACTCCTGGGAAGATCAAAGGTGGAACCCACATAGCAGATACAAAAACAGCAGG GAGTGTGTGCCTACTGATGCAGGTAGCAATGCCCTGTGTGCTGTTTGCTGCCTCCCCATCAGAGCTTCATTTAAAAGGGGGGACTAATGCGGAGATGGCTCCTCAGATAGACTACACAGTCATG gttttcaaGCCAATAGTTGAAAAGTTCAATTTCACATTTAATTGTGACATAAAAAGGAG GGGCTACTATCCTCAAGGGGGTGGTGAAGTTGTAGTCCAGATGTCTCCAGTCAAAGAGCTGAGCCCAATAAACTTAACAGAACGTGGCACAGTGACAAAGATTCATGGAAGGGCATTTGTTGCTGGAGCACTGCCTATCAAA CTGGCAAAAGAcatgtcagcagcagcagtgagatgCATCAGAAGAGAAATCAGAGACCTTTACATTAACATTCAACCTGTCAGAGAACCTGATGATCAAGCTGTTGGGACTGGAAGTGGAATAAT TATTGTTGCAGAGACCTCAACAGGTTGTTTGTTAGCTGGGTCATCACTTGGCAAGAGAG GAAAGAATGCTGACAAGGTTGGCATTGAAGCAGCTGAGAGGCTGCTTCAGAATCTTAAACATGGTGGAACTGTGGATGATTCTCTCCAAGACCAA CTGATCATTTTTATGGCATTAGCAAAGGGAGTGTCTAGAGTGAAAAGTGGACCAATTACACTTCATACTCAAACAGCTATACACTTTGCAGAGCAGCTAACAAAG GCCAAATTTACTGTGACAAAATCAGAAGAGGAAGACCCTGGTAATGATACCTATATCATTGAGTGCCAAGGAATGGGGATGATAAACCCAAACTTatag